A portion of the Homalodisca vitripennis isolate AUS2020 chromosome 2, UT_GWSS_2.1, whole genome shotgun sequence genome contains these proteins:
- the LOC124355743 gene encoding glutamate receptor ionotropic, kainate 1, translating to MEMNLFREVSNYLNLTWKLVDLPNPGGWGKRLSNGTMVGGIFQPLQEGDADVAFCNIWQRDTTFDIIDFGPPLNKIYVTFIVRRPYQLSERWQSLIGIFENDVWLFTCITFVIASLVFWTGHSLASYTEIRPSLIESALIMFGMLMMSTSYQHASTFHLRLVVTCWLVFTLLFTTALTSSIVTRLTVPLYSPRVDSVQQLVERDYYWTQPVYLHCRATLSQFYFNLDNTWHHQLESRYKHIKLEDIDEYLNSDESIAIVAQRWGDWVMFEMEGFDETRDLAEFRLMRGSIREAYTSFAFRKHFSFNQLFTRTIQLFIDHGLWAYWVRKLTQEDFNRKQLLIEKDVTEFNQPEQLTLMKLRPVFYLLVIGLSLSFIVFSIELCYRYS from the exons ATGGAAATGAATCTCTTCAGAGAGGTgtcaaattatttgaatttaacatGGAAATTGGTAGACCTGCCCAATCCAGGGGGGTGGGGCAAGAGGTTGAGCAACGGAACAATGGTGGGAGGCATCTTCCAACCGTTGCAGGAAGGTGATGCTGACGTAGCGTTCTGCAACATCTGGCAGCGAGACACAACCTTTGACATTATTGACTTCGGCCCGCCATTGAATAAG ATTTATGTAACGTTCATTGTCAGGCGCCCCTACCAGCTGAGTGAACGATGGCAAAGTCTGATTGGAATCTTCGAAAACGATGTTTGGCTGTTCACCTGCATCACTTTTGTCATAGCCAGTTTAGTATTTTGGACAGGACATAGCCTTGCGTCCTACACTGAGATCAGACCGA GTCTGATAGAGAGTGCCCTCATAATGTTCGGAATGCTGATGATGTCTACATCGTATCAGCATGCTTCCACGTTCCACCTGAGGCTGGTAGTTACCTGCTGGTTGGTGTTCACGCTGCTGTTCACGACAGCCCTGACTAGTTCTATCGTGACTCGACTGACAGTGCCCCTCTACTCCCCTAGGGTGGACTCTGTACAGCAGCTGGTAGAGAGAGATTACTACTGGACCCAACCTGTGTACCTCCACTGTCGAGCAACCTTGTCTCAGTTCTACTTCAACTTGGAT AACACTTGGCACCATCAACTTGAAAGTAGATACAAACACATAAAGCTGGAAGACATTGACGAATACCTCAACAGTGATGAAAGCATAGCAATTGTAGCCCAGCGATGGGGAGACTGGGTCATGTTTGAAATGGAAGGGTTTGATGAAACAAGAGATCTGGCGGAGTTCAGACTGATGCGTGGATCAATAAGAGAGGCGTATACATCGTTCGCTTTCAGGAAGCACTTCTCCTTCAACCAGCTGTTTACGAGAACCATACAACTGTTTATTGACCATGGCTTGTGGGCTTATTGGGTCCGTAAGCTGACTCAGGAGGACTTCAACAGGAAACAACTCCTCATAGAAAAGGATGTCACAGAGTTCAATCAACCAGAGCAGCTGACTTTGATGAAATTACGCCCTGTGTTTTATTTACTTGTGATTGGCTTGTCACTGTCCTTTATCGTATTTTCAATTGAGCTCTGTTATCGTTATTCTTAG